The following proteins are co-located in the Armatimonadota bacterium genome:
- the hisF gene encoding imidazole glycerol phosphate synthase subunit HisF, with amino-acid sequence MLAKRVIPCLDVDAGRVVKGVRFVDLQDAGDPVELAALYDREGADELVFLDITASAEGRPILEEVVRRTAGEVFIPLTVGGGIRSVEDVRRMLRAGADKVAMNTAAVQQPALVREAARIFGSQCVVVAIDARRRAPGRWEVYTHGGRVPTGLDVVAWAREVERLGAGEILLTSMDRDGTTEGFDLELTRSVSEAVGIPVIASGGAGNPAHFVEVLTEGKADAALAASIFHFGRVRIREVKEALSAAGIPVRVD; translated from the coding sequence ATGCTGGCCAAGCGCGTGATCCCCTGTCTGGATGTGGATGCGGGCCGCGTGGTGAAGGGCGTGCGGTTCGTGGATCTCCAGGACGCGGGGGATCCCGTGGAGCTCGCGGCCCTCTACGACCGGGAGGGGGCGGATGAGCTCGTGTTCCTGGACATCACCGCCTCCGCGGAGGGACGTCCGATCCTGGAGGAGGTGGTGCGCAGGACCGCGGGGGAGGTGTTCATCCCCCTCACCGTCGGCGGCGGCATCCGTTCCGTGGAGGACGTGCGCCGCATGCTGCGGGCAGGGGCGGACAAGGTGGCGATGAACACCGCGGCCGTGCAGCAACCGGCGCTCGTGCGGGAGGCCGCCCGCATCTTCGGATCGCAGTGCGTGGTGGTGGCCATCGACGCCCGGCGCCGGGCGCCCGGGCGATGGGAGGTCTATACCCACGGGGGCCGTGTGCCCACGGGCCTGGACGTGGTCGCCTGGGCCCGGGAGGTGGAGCGGTTGGGCGCGGGAGAGATCCTGCTGACCAGCATGGACCGGGACGGCACCACGGAAGGGTTCGATCTCGAGCTGACCCGGTCCGTGAGCGAGGCGGTGGGGATTCCCGTGATCGCCTCGGGCGGGGCGGGAAATCCCGCGCACTTCGTGGAGGTGCTCACGGAGGGAAAGGCCGATGCGGCCCTCGCGGCTTCCATCTTTCACTTCGGGCGGGTGCGGATCCGCGAGGTGAAGGAGGCACTTTCGGCCGCGGGGATTCCGGTTCGCGTGGATTGA
- the hisH gene encoding imidazole glycerol phosphate synthase subunit HisH, whose amino-acid sequence MRAAVVDYGAGNLRSVERAFQCVGFQTRRVDRPEALRDEDVIVLPGVGAFGPAADRLRKTGFMDALRAEVKRGRWLVGLCLGMQLLFEESEEEGRHEGLKLLRGRVVRLPEGRKIPHMGWNTLEFERPSPFTAAIRPGSHVYFVHSYYVLAEPSQVVAWTEYGVRIPAIVALDRVVGFQFHPEKSSRVGLALLRSLRDLVGTW is encoded by the coding sequence ATGCGAGCCGCGGTGGTGGACTACGGCGCGGGCAATTTGCGGAGCGTGGAGCGCGCCTTCCAGTGCGTGGGCTTCCAGACACGTCGGGTGGACCGCCCGGAGGCACTGCGGGACGAGGACGTGATCGTCCTGCCGGGCGTGGGGGCCTTCGGCCCCGCAGCGGACCGTTTGCGGAAGACGGGGTTCATGGATGCGCTGCGCGCGGAGGTGAAAAGAGGCCGGTGGCTGGTGGGCCTTTGCCTGGGGATGCAGCTCCTGTTCGAGGAGAGCGAGGAGGAGGGCAGGCACGAGGGATTGAAGCTCTTGCGGGGCCGCGTGGTGCGGCTCCCGGAGGGGCGGAAGATCCCGCACATGGGGTGGAACACCCTGGAGTTCGAGCGTCCCTCCCCCTTCACGGCCGCGATCCGGCCCGGATCCCATGTGTACTTCGTGCACTCCTATTACGTCCTCGCGGAGCCCTCCCAGGTGGTGGCCTGGACCGAATACGGAGTTCGGATCCCGGCCATCGTGGCCCTCGACCGGGTGGTGGGGTTTCAGTTCCACCCGGAGAAGAGCAGCCGGGTGGGGCTCGCCCTGCTCCGGAGCCTGCGGGACCTGGTTGGCACATGGTGA
- the hisD gene encoding histidinol dehydrogenase codes for MRILRLWEVPPAELRRLLSRSQGRVLSEEVTRQVRAILEDVLSRGDEAVLEATRRFDGVELSRERLWVDRSEIRAAYEQVDAGVRAALEAAIARVRRFSEWLRPPQEQVEELEPGLRVGVRITPLASVGAYIPSGKGSFPSTVVTMLGPAVVAGVEEIVLLVPPRPGGSVDPATLVAADLLGIERIHRANGPAGIAALAVGTATIPKVEAVVGPGNPYVVAMQMLVQTLGVRMLAPLGPTEIAVLADHEADPRLVALDLLNEAEHGSDSAALLITPSEQLAQEVHARLQTLVERLPEPRRTYARDALSDLGGILVTRDLEEAVAFVNLYAPEHLVIHAREAWELLRGVRHAGEILLGPHTPPSAANYAIGVPAALPTGGAARFTSAVTVWTYLKISSVAQLDGKALARLRPVVERLGHYEGFPAHVMSVQERGGLEP; via the coding sequence ATGCGAATCCTGCGCCTGTGGGAGGTCCCGCCCGCGGAACTGCGCCGCCTACTGAGCCGATCCCAGGGTCGGGTGCTCTCCGAGGAGGTCACCCGCCAGGTCCGGGCCATCCTGGAAGACGTCCTGTCCCGGGGGGACGAGGCGGTCCTCGAGGCCACCCGCCGTTTCGACGGGGTGGAACTCTCCCGGGAGCGCCTATGGGTGGACCGCTCGGAGATTCGGGCGGCCTACGAACAGGTGGATGCGGGCGTGCGGGCTGCCCTGGAGGCCGCCATCGCCCGGGTGCGTCGGTTTAGCGAGTGGCTGCGGCCTCCCCAGGAGCAGGTGGAGGAGCTGGAGCCGGGTCTGCGGGTCGGGGTGCGCATCACCCCCCTGGCCTCCGTGGGGGCATACATCCCCTCGGGGAAGGGCAGCTTCCCCTCCACGGTGGTGACCATGCTCGGTCCCGCGGTGGTGGCGGGCGTGGAGGAGATCGTGCTCCTCGTGCCGCCCCGTCCGGGAGGGTCCGTGGATCCCGCAACCCTGGTGGCCGCGGACCTTTTGGGCATCGAGCGGATCCATCGGGCCAATGGACCCGCGGGCATCGCGGCCCTGGCGGTAGGGACCGCCACCATCCCCAAGGTGGAGGCGGTGGTGGGACCCGGGAACCCGTACGTGGTCGCCATGCAGATGCTGGTGCAGACCCTGGGCGTGCGGATGCTGGCGCCGTTGGGCCCTACCGAGATCGCGGTGTTGGCGGACCACGAGGCGGATCCGCGGCTGGTGGCCCTGGACCTCCTCAACGAGGCCGAGCACGGAAGCGACTCCGCGGCCCTCCTCATCACGCCCTCCGAGCAACTCGCCCAGGAGGTCCACGCGCGCCTGCAGACCCTGGTGGAACGCCTCCCGGAACCCCGCCGTACCTACGCCCGGGATGCCCTCTCCGATCTCGGGGGGATTCTCGTCACCCGGGACCTGGAGGAGGCGGTGGCCTTCGTGAACCTCTACGCTCCCGAGCACCTGGTGATCCATGCCCGGGAGGCGTGGGAGCTGCTGCGCGGGGTGCGGCATGCGGGGGAGATCCTCCTGGGACCCCACACGCCGCCGAGTGCCGCCAACTACGCCATCGGGGTCCCCGCGGCCCTGCCCACGGGCGGCGCCGCCCGGTTCACCTCCGCGGTCACCGTGTGGACGTACCTGAAGATCTCCTCCGTGGCCCAGCTGGACGGGAAAGCCCTGGCGCGGCTGCGGCCGGTGGTGGAGCGCCTGGGGCACTACGAGGGGTTCCCCGCCCACGTGATGAGCGTGCAAGAACGGGGAGGTCTTGAGCCGTGA
- the hisG gene encoding ATP phosphoribosyltransferase has protein sequence MEILTVAIPSGRLFEPSLRRLEAAGLARPTVPGDRNLLLSWPELGTRVLVAKPVDLVTYVERGAADCGIVGKDILLEQNHEVYELLDLGFGRCRGVVAFPPEVLPEWTRPTRALRIATKYPRIAERFFWERNRAVDIIHLWGSVELAPRVGLSDGILDLVMTGRTLRANGLVEAEEVFTSTARLVVNRVALRAKAGRIQELLERLRGSKGVFVEHP, from the coding sequence GTGGAAATCCTGACGGTGGCCATTCCCTCGGGTCGGCTGTTCGAGCCGAGCCTCCGCCGGCTCGAAGCCGCAGGACTTGCTCGACCCACGGTTCCTGGGGATCGGAACTTGCTGCTGAGCTGGCCGGAGCTGGGAACCCGGGTCCTGGTGGCGAAGCCCGTGGATCTGGTGACCTACGTGGAACGGGGAGCCGCGGACTGCGGCATCGTGGGCAAGGACATCCTCCTGGAGCAGAACCACGAGGTGTACGAACTCCTGGATCTGGGGTTCGGCCGGTGTCGGGGGGTGGTGGCCTTCCCTCCGGAGGTCCTCCCCGAGTGGACCCGGCCCACCCGGGCGCTGCGCATCGCCACCAAATACCCGCGCATCGCAGAGCGCTTCTTCTGGGAGCGAAATCGGGCGGTGGACATCATCCACCTGTGGGGATCCGTGGAGCTGGCCCCCCGGGTAGGGCTCAGCGACGGCATCCTGGATCTGGTGATGACGGGACGAACCCTGCGGGCAAACGGGCTCGTGGAGGCGGAGGAGGTGTTTACCAGCACCGCCCGGCTGGTGGTGAACCGGGTGGCCCTTCGGGCCAAGGCGGGCCGGATCCAGGAGCTATTAGAGCGGCTCCGGGGGAGCAAGGGCGTTTTCGTGGAGCATCCCTGA
- the hisIE gene encoding bifunctional phosphoribosyl-AMP cyclohydrolase/phosphoribosyl-ATP diphosphatase HisIE, with translation MEPQALAYDDRGLVPVVVQDRRTGEVLMLAYANAEAVERTRTTGFAHFWSRARNALWMKGETSGNRLRVVRILVDCDADALLYVVEPEGPACHLGEPTCFHRTLEGERDRSSFGILSDLAALIAHRAAHPVEGSYTSDLLQDHPARLREKIYEEAAEVARAAREEGRERLTEEAADLLYHLLVLLQRSGATWEEVLDQLGRRRRARSGP, from the coding sequence GTGGAGCCGCAGGCACTCGCCTACGACGATCGGGGCCTCGTCCCCGTGGTGGTCCAGGACCGTCGGACCGGGGAAGTGCTCATGCTGGCCTACGCGAATGCGGAAGCCGTGGAGCGCACCCGGACCACGGGCTTCGCCCACTTCTGGTCCCGTGCCCGGAATGCCCTGTGGATGAAGGGGGAGACCTCGGGGAACCGGCTCCGGGTGGTGCGGATCCTCGTGGACTGCGACGCGGATGCCCTCCTGTACGTGGTGGAGCCGGAGGGTCCCGCGTGTCACCTGGGGGAACCCACCTGCTTCCACCGGACCCTGGAGGGAGAGCGGGACCGCTCCTCTTTCGGGATCCTCTCGGACCTCGCCGCCCTCATCGCCCACCGGGCCGCGCACCCGGTGGAGGGCTCATACACCTCCGACCTCCTCCAGGACCACCCCGCGCGGTTGCGGGAGAAGATCTACGAGGAGGCCGCGGAGGTGGCCCGGGCCGCCCGGGAGGAGGGCCGGGAGCGTCTCACGGAGGAGGCCGCAGACCTTCTCTACCACCTGCTGGTCCTCCTCCAGCGGAGCGGCGCCACGTGGGAGGAGGTGCTGGACCAGCTGGGCCGCCGGCGGAGAGCCCGTTCGGGCCCGTAG
- a CDS encoding metallophosphoesterase family protein, translated as MRYAILSDIHANLDALETVLQDLQGQGVDRVMCLGDFVGYGPEPNECVERLRPVLHLALVGNHDLAALGRLNPERFNLFARMAIEWTRQRLSPSVRAYLASLLPRAEEEGILFVHGSPRDPVEEYILDPLTADENFRSEPFSICFFGHSHLPVWFLHNGVHTSVRPLPSNAPVRLEEGTRHLVNVGSVGQPRDGDPRAAYLIYDAEARTVELRRLVYPIEAVQRKMRAAELPRPLWARLAEGR; from the coding sequence ATGCGGTACGCCATCCTCTCGGACATCCACGCGAACCTGGACGCCCTGGAGACGGTTTTGCAGGATCTCCAGGGGCAGGGGGTGGACCGGGTGATGTGCTTGGGGGACTTCGTGGGCTACGGGCCCGAACCCAACGAGTGCGTGGAGCGTCTCCGGCCCGTGTTGCACCTGGCGCTGGTGGGCAACCACGACCTCGCGGCCCTCGGACGTCTGAACCCCGAGCGGTTCAACCTCTTCGCCCGCATGGCCATCGAGTGGACCCGCCAGCGGCTCTCGCCGTCTGTCCGCGCCTACCTGGCCTCCCTCCTGCCCCGGGCGGAGGAAGAGGGCATCCTGTTCGTCCACGGGAGTCCCCGGGACCCCGTGGAGGAGTACATCCTGGATCCCCTCACCGCGGACGAGAACTTCCGGTCCGAGCCCTTTTCCATTTGCTTTTTCGGGCACTCCCACCTGCCCGTGTGGTTCCTCCACAACGGCGTTCACACCTCCGTGCGGCCGCTCCCCTCGAACGCCCCCGTGCGTCTGGAGGAGGGCACGCGGCACCTGGTGAACGTGGGGAGCGTGGGGCAACCCAGGGACGGAGACCCCAGAGCCGCCTACCTCATCTACGACGCGGAGGCCCGGACGGTGGAGCTCCGGCGACTTGTGTATCCCATCGAGGCGGTGCAGCGGAAGATGCGGGCCGCGGAGCTCCCCCGGCCCCTGTGGGCACGTCTGGCGGAGGGACGCTAG
- the hisC gene encoding histidinol-phosphate transaminase: MRGVRARPEIQALPEYRLRGRQGEVKLNQNELPYDLPEEIKREVVEALVQRPWNRYPPMRAERLRELLAATSGLREDQIVLANGSNEALLALLQAFAAPGVVVLPQPGYSMARPLAVVAGAEVREIPLRPDLTLDPEAVVTAARDARMIFLASPNNPTGRAVPREEIAWIAARTEALVVVDEAYWGFFPDHARNLVGTPEYERHTAVGLLGEFPNLAVVRTASKAFGLAGARVGWVMGSREIISALLRTLPPYNLDAFAQLAVEAVVRRPDLVRSRVARVVAERERVFTELRTMGVRVYPSDANFLLFRCRDAAVVFEHLAAQGVLVRDVSHYPQLEGCLRVTIGTPEENERFLTALRTCPEV, from the coding sequence GTGAGGGGAGTCCGCGCCCGCCCCGAGATCCAGGCCCTGCCCGAGTACCGGCTCCGGGGGCGGCAGGGCGAGGTGAAGCTCAACCAGAACGAGCTGCCCTACGACCTCCCGGAGGAGATCAAGCGGGAGGTGGTGGAGGCCTTGGTCCAGCGGCCGTGGAACCGCTATCCCCCCATGCGGGCGGAACGGCTGCGGGAGCTCCTGGCGGCCACGAGCGGTCTCAGGGAGGACCAGATCGTCCTCGCGAACGGCTCCAACGAGGCCCTTCTGGCCCTGCTCCAGGCCTTCGCGGCGCCCGGCGTGGTGGTGCTGCCGCAGCCAGGCTATTCCATGGCTCGCCCTCTCGCGGTGGTGGCGGGGGCGGAGGTGCGGGAGATCCCGCTTCGGCCGGACCTCACCCTGGACCCCGAGGCGGTCGTTACGGCGGCCCGTGACGCCCGCATGATCTTCCTCGCGTCTCCCAATAACCCCACGGGACGGGCCGTTCCCCGGGAGGAGATCGCCTGGATCGCGGCACGTACCGAGGCCCTGGTGGTGGTGGACGAGGCATACTGGGGCTTCTTCCCGGACCACGCCCGCAACCTGGTGGGAACGCCCGAGTACGAGCGTCACACCGCGGTGGGGTTGCTGGGAGAATTCCCCAATCTGGCGGTGGTGCGCACGGCCTCGAAGGCCTTCGGACTCGCGGGCGCCCGGGTGGGATGGGTGATGGGGAGCCGGGAGATCATCTCTGCCCTCCTCCGGACCCTCCCACCGTACAACCTGGATGCGTTCGCCCAGCTCGCGGTGGAGGCGGTGGTCCGGCGTCCCGATCTCGTCCGGTCCCGCGTCGCGCGGGTCGTGGCGGAGCGGGAAAGGGTGTTCACGGAGCTCCGGACCATGGGGGTGCGGGTCTACCCCAGCGACGCCAACTTCCTCCTGTTCCGGTGCAGGGACGCCGCCGTGGTCTTCGAGCACCTGGCTGCACAAGGAGTTCTGGTGCGGGACGTTTCCCATTACCCGCAGCTGGAGGGATGTCTCCGGGTCACCATCGGGACCCCGGAGGAGAACGAGAGGTTCCTCACCGCCCTCCGGACGTGCCCGGAGGTGTGA
- a CDS encoding metalloregulator ArsR/SmtB family transcription factor translates to MGREILLSPPRTEPHLRVEASSVYDFLAALFVVHHHGRSLEFDVPEEWIRRARRALGPRLRRDLARFAGPRAFFLSLVTLLDRQVAEASVPAFVDQVARLPAEELVLLLLTSPPAARPARPHLCEVLRTRPGPARAALRRFGQAYPRELGRREAVALASRDPREVQEGMVRLLRRFYQAVYAPEEDRILPLLQQDAARKRERARRLPLQSFVEEATGGLVLDPAAASEVIVAPSYFVRPYNLVVDHGGIRTYITPLGAEATPDALETVRRVARALADESRLRILRLLAERAMYTQQIAEALGTSHVTVLHHLAVLRAARLIRVVERQQTRWYTLHPEALESALIHLRAFLRSPSGQAGVPS, encoded by the coding sequence ATGGGCCGGGAGATCCTGCTCTCGCCGCCTCGTACGGAGCCGCACCTCCGGGTGGAGGCGTCCTCCGTGTACGATTTCCTGGCCGCCCTCTTCGTGGTTCACCACCACGGGCGGTCCCTGGAGTTCGACGTTCCGGAGGAGTGGATCCGGCGGGCCCGCCGCGCCCTTGGCCCTCGCCTGCGCCGGGACCTGGCACGGTTTGCGGGCCCGCGGGCCTTCTTCCTCTCCCTGGTGACCCTTTTGGACCGGCAGGTGGCGGAGGCCAGCGTGCCGGCCTTCGTGGATCAGGTGGCCCGGCTGCCCGCGGAGGAGCTCGTGCTCCTGCTCCTCACGAGCCCCCCCGCGGCTCGGCCCGCGAGGCCGCACCTGTGTGAGGTGCTGAGGACCCGGCCCGGCCCGGCCCGTGCCGCCCTGCGGCGGTTCGGGCAGGCCTATCCCAGGGAACTGGGACGGCGGGAGGCGGTGGCCCTGGCGAGCCGGGATCCCCGGGAAGTGCAGGAAGGGATGGTGCGGCTCCTGCGGCGCTTCTACCAGGCCGTCTACGCCCCGGAGGAAGACCGGATCCTTCCCCTGTTGCAGCAGGACGCGGCGCGCAAGCGGGAGCGCGCCCGGCGCCTTCCCCTCCAGAGTTTCGTGGAGGAGGCCACGGGAGGGCTCGTTCTGGATCCCGCGGCGGCCTCCGAGGTGATCGTGGCTCCCTCCTATTTCGTGCGGCCCTACAACCTCGTGGTGGATCACGGGGGGATCCGCACGTACATCACTCCCCTCGGGGCGGAGGCGACCCCGGACGCCCTGGAGACGGTCCGGCGAGTGGCGAGGGCCCTCGCGGATGAATCCCGCCTTCGGATCCTGCGCCTGCTGGCGGAGCGGGCCATGTACACCCAGCAGATCGCCGAGGCCCTGGGGACCAGCCATGTCACCGTACTCCACCACCTAGCCGTCCTGCGGGCCGCACGGCTCATCCGGGTGGTGGAGCGCCAGCAGACCCGCTGGTACACCCTCCACCCGGAGGCCCTGGAATCCGCCCTCATCCACCTGCGGGCGTTCCTCCGGTCCCCTTCCGGGCAAGCCGGAGTTCCCTCCTGA
- the hisB gene encoding imidazoleglycerol-phosphate dehydratase HisB encodes MVREAGATRATSETQVRVHLRLDGVGEHRIRTHVPFLDHLLAQWARHGRFDLTVEATGDLEVDAHHTVEDVGIVLGETFRQALGDGAGIARFSSLHAAMDDALVLCAVDVSGRGYLHYDVPFPASHVGSFPTELVEEFWRAFVSHARITLHLVLLHGRNAHHIAEALFKGCGVVLGQAVRVVGGDIPSTKGVL; translated from the coding sequence ATGGTAAGGGAAGCAGGGGCAACGCGGGCCACATCAGAGACCCAGGTGCGAGTCCACCTCCGGCTCGACGGGGTCGGGGAACACCGGATCCGCACGCACGTGCCCTTCCTGGATCACCTCCTCGCCCAGTGGGCGCGGCATGGCCGGTTCGACCTGACGGTGGAGGCCACCGGGGACCTGGAAGTGGACGCGCACCACACGGTGGAGGATGTAGGGATCGTGCTCGGGGAAACCTTCCGGCAGGCCCTGGGGGACGGGGCGGGAATCGCGCGGTTCAGCAGCCTCCACGCGGCCATGGACGACGCCCTGGTGCTGTGTGCGGTGGACGTGAGCGGGCGCGGCTACCTGCACTACGACGTCCCTTTCCCGGCCTCTCACGTGGGAAGCTTTCCGACCGAGCTGGTGGAGGAGTTCTGGCGGGCGTTCGTTTCCCATGCCCGGATCACCTTGCATCTCGTGCTCTTGCACGGCCGCAATGCCCACCACATCGCGGAGGCCCTGTTCAAGGGGTGCGGGGTGGTGTTGGGACAGGCGGTGCGGGTGGTGGGAGGCGACATCCCCTCCACCAAGGGGGTCCTGTAA
- a CDS encoding cob(I)yrinic acid a,c-diamide adenosyltransferase codes for MRIYTRTGDGGQTALWGGERVWKDHPRVEAYGTVDELCSVLGVVRRLLPGEDLPRWFGRIQETLFCIGAELAAPRPEKGRIPRLTGESVEELEHWIDRLSADLPSLRSFLLPGGTEAGAWLHLARAVARRAERRLVTLARQEPLNPEVLRYLNRLSDFLFVAARWVNFRAGVPESPWPPEPRP; via the coding sequence ATGCGGATCTATACCCGCACGGGGGATGGAGGGCAGACGGCCCTGTGGGGAGGCGAGCGCGTGTGGAAGGACCATCCCCGGGTGGAGGCGTACGGGACCGTGGATGAGCTGTGCAGCGTCCTCGGCGTGGTGCGCAGGTTGCTGCCCGGGGAGGATCTCCCGCGGTGGTTCGGGCGGATCCAGGAGACCCTCTTCTGCATCGGTGCGGAACTGGCGGCGCCCCGTCCGGAGAAAGGGCGGATCCCCCGCCTGACCGGGGAATCCGTGGAGGAGCTGGAGCACTGGATTGATCGGCTGAGCGCGGACCTCCCTTCTCTCCGGTCCTTCCTCCTCCCCGGCGGGACGGAGGCAGGCGCGTGGCTGCACCTGGCCCGGGCGGTGGCCCGGCGGGCGGAGCGGCGGCTGGTGACCCTGGCCCGTCAAGAGCCCTTGAACCCGGAGGTCCTCCGCTACCTGAACCGGCTGAGCGATTTCCTGTTCGTGGCCGCCCGGTGGGTGAACTTCCGGGCAGGCGTCCCGGAATCCCCCTGGCCCCCCGAGCCCCGGCCCTGA
- the hisA gene encoding 1-(5-phosphoribosyl)-5-[(5-phosphoribosylamino)methylideneamino]imidazole-4-carboxamide isomerase, whose translation MVILPAVDLLEGRVVRLRQGDYRQATVYGEDPVDVARRWRAEGAEWLHVVDLDGARGGRPRHLAVVARIAAEGVRVQFGGGLRREEDLVRAFEAGVARAVLGTAALRDLRWLEQMTARFGDRIAVALDVRGDRVMVEGWQEEARLPFREAAVRCLEAGARRLVVTDVGTDGMLAGPNLELFREAMALGVPVLASGGIRNLEDLRALRRLGVEGAIVGRAIYEGTLSVSEALQAARE comes from the coding sequence ATGGTGATCCTGCCTGCCGTGGATCTTCTGGAGGGCCGCGTGGTGCGGCTGCGACAGGGGGACTACCGACAGGCCACGGTGTATGGGGAGGATCCCGTGGACGTCGCCCGGCGGTGGCGGGCGGAGGGGGCAGAGTGGCTGCACGTGGTGGATCTGGACGGGGCCCGAGGGGGGAGGCCCCGGCACCTCGCCGTGGTGGCCCGCATCGCCGCGGAGGGCGTGCGGGTGCAGTTCGGGGGAGGGCTGCGGCGCGAGGAGGACCTCGTGCGGGCCTTTGAAGCGGGCGTGGCCCGGGCGGTGCTGGGCACCGCGGCCCTGCGGGACCTCCGTTGGTTGGAGCAGATGACCGCCCGGTTCGGGGACCGGATCGCGGTGGCCCTGGACGTGCGGGGGGATCGGGTAATGGTGGAGGGATGGCAAGAAGAAGCGCGGTTGCCCTTCCGGGAGGCCGCCGTGCGGTGCCTGGAGGCGGGGGCGCGGCGGCTCGTGGTCACGGACGTGGGGACGGACGGGATGCTCGCGGGGCCCAACCTGGAACTCTTCCGCGAGGCGATGGCCTTGGGAGTCCCCGTCCTGGCCTCGGGCGGCATTCGGAACCTGGAGGACCTCCGGGCCTTGCGGAGGCTCGGCGTGGAGGGGGCGATCGTGGGTCGGGCCATCTATGAAGGCACCCTTTCGGTCTCCGAGGCGTTGCAGGCGGCCCGGGAGTAG
- a CDS encoding MFS transporter produces the protein MFRAFRHRAYRTYWLGMAVSQVGTWMQATAQAFFVYERTGSALQTGVVTFAFTLPSLLFSLFGGAVADRYDRRRLLLLTQTGFLLSAGLLAGLTFGGWVEVWHLMVFAFVNGFLMAMDAPVRQAILPALVSREDLQNAIGLNAAMFNGSRIFGPTLAGFVYQAGGPGWCFLLNALSYLAVILPMARIRVDSQVDRGSPLLDHLLGGLRYVHGQRVVRSLLLLLAAVGMFGFTWSVLSPAFTVRVLHGGALENGYLLTAVGMGSTFGALRVAGGGASHRPGRFVLTSAAATGMALLAFSMTRHLLPALACLSLTGFFLTSFMSATNSTIQSLVEDRYRGRVMSLYTLALIGSGPPGSLVAGSLADLVGVPASLALNGALVALSAGVCAALVPDLVRLDGHALRRPAAFRPPGDAAPQARSGSG, from the coding sequence ATGTTCCGGGCGTTTCGCCATCGCGCGTATCGCACGTACTGGTTGGGGATGGCCGTTTCCCAGGTGGGAACGTGGATGCAGGCCACGGCCCAGGCCTTCTTCGTGTACGAGCGGACGGGGTCGGCCCTGCAGACCGGGGTGGTGACCTTCGCCTTCACGCTCCCCTCCCTGCTCTTCTCCCTGTTCGGGGGAGCGGTGGCGGACCGGTACGACCGGCGGCGCCTGCTGCTCCTCACCCAGACGGGATTCCTCCTCTCCGCGGGCCTGCTGGCGGGTCTGACCTTCGGAGGGTGGGTGGAGGTCTGGCACCTCATGGTCTTCGCGTTCGTAAACGGTTTCCTCATGGCCATGGATGCGCCCGTCCGGCAGGCCATCCTCCCCGCCCTGGTCAGCCGCGAGGACCTGCAGAACGCCATCGGGCTCAACGCGGCCATGTTCAACGGATCCCGGATCTTCGGTCCCACATTGGCGGGCTTCGTCTACCAGGCGGGCGGGCCCGGATGGTGCTTCCTCCTCAACGCCCTCTCCTACCTGGCGGTGATCCTCCCCATGGCCCGGATCCGGGTGGATTCCCAGGTGGACCGCGGATCCCCTTTGCTGGATCACCTCCTGGGCGGGCTCCGATATGTCCATGGGCAGCGGGTGGTGCGGTCCCTGCTCCTGCTCCTGGCGGCGGTGGGGATGTTCGGTTTTACGTGGTCGGTGCTCAGCCCGGCCTTTACCGTCCGGGTCCTGCACGGGGGCGCCCTGGAAAACGGTTACCTCCTCACCGCGGTGGGGATGGGCAGCACGTTCGGAGCCCTCCGGGTGGCAGGAGGAGGAGCGTCCCATCGGCCTGGGCGGTTCGTGCTCACGAGCGCGGCGGCCACCGGGATGGCGCTCTTGGCCTTCTCGATGACCCGCCATCTCCTGCCCGCTCTGGCCTGCCTGAGCCTCACGGGGTTCTTCCTGACCTCCTTCATGTCCGCCACGAACTCCACCATCCAGTCCCTGGTGGAGGATCGGTACCGGGGCCGGGTGATGAGCCTCTACACCTTGGCCCTCATCGGCAGCGGCCCGCCGGGAAGCCTGGTGGCGGGGTCCCTGGCGGACCTGGTGGGCGTTCCCGCGAGCCTCGCCCTGAACGGCGCCCTGGTGGCGCTCAGCGCCGGGGTATGCGCGGCACTGGTCCCGGACCTTGTCCGCCTGGACGGACACGCCCTGCGGCGTCCGGCGGCCTTTCGTCCCCCTGGGGATGCGGCTCCGCAGGCTAGGTCCGGCTCAGGATGA